A genomic stretch from uncultured Fibrobacter sp. includes:
- a CDS encoding glycosyltransferase family 2 protein, translated as MLLSVIIPVFNEEEIVAETYRVLEEELKDIEHELIFVNDGSKDKTREIVESLLPQNPNNKIINFSRNFGHQAAFSAGLDHSTGDAVVIIDGDLQDPPSLIHEMLEKWREGYQVVYAQRNKRKGETIFKRFTAFCFYRLIGKLTSIDIPPDTGDFRLMDRCVVNQLTNLPERSRFLRGLVCWVGFKKIGVKYDRAERTAGTSKYPLKKMVRLALDGITGFSSAPLKISFYAGLFATVVGLGVLIWSILEKFLSPATTVPGWASLMTAIVFFGGIQLMSIGIMGEYIGRIYDEVKQRPLYIEDKK; from the coding sequence ATGCTGTTATCTGTAATCATTCCTGTTTTTAACGAAGAAGAAATCGTCGCCGAAACCTACCGCGTTCTCGAAGAAGAACTCAAAGACATCGAGCACGAACTCATCTTTGTAAACGATGGTTCCAAGGACAAGACCCGCGAAATCGTAGAATCGCTTTTGCCCCAGAATCCGAACAACAAGATTATCAACTTTAGCCGCAACTTCGGTCACCAGGCCGCATTCAGCGCGGGCCTCGACCATTCTACGGGCGATGCCGTGGTGATTATCGACGGCGACCTGCAAGACCCGCCGAGCCTGATTCACGAAATGCTCGAAAAGTGGCGCGAAGGTTACCAGGTCGTTTACGCCCAGCGCAACAAGCGCAAAGGCGAAACCATTTTCAAGCGCTTTACCGCCTTCTGTTTCTACCGCCTGATTGGCAAGCTCACCAGCATCGACATTCCGCCTGATACCGGCGACTTCCGCCTGATGGACCGCTGCGTGGTGAATCAGCTGACCAACCTGCCCGAACGCAGCCGATTCTTGCGCGGGCTCGTTTGCTGGGTCGGATTCAAGAAGATTGGAGTCAAGTACGACCGCGCCGAACGTACCGCAGGCACCTCCAAGTACCCGCTCAAGAAGATGGTGCGTCTCGCCCTCGACGGCATTACCGGTTTCAGTTCCGCACCGCTCAAGATTAGTTTCTACGCTGGATTGTTCGCAACCGTCGTCGGTCTCGGCGTGTTGATTTGGTCGATCCTCGAAAAGTTCCTCAGCCCCGCGACAACCGTTCCCGGATGGGCATCGCTCATGACAGCCATCGTATTCTTCGGTGGCATCCAGCTGATGTCTATCGGCATCATGGGTGAATACATCGGTCGCATTTACGACGAAGTCAAACAGCGTCCGCTTTATATTGAAGACAAGAAGTAA
- the gmk gene encoding guanylate kinase, which produces MRNKLFVMSAASGAGKTTLKDLVIKDFPDIKYSISATTRKPREGEVDGVHYFFKTKEEFEKLIKEDGLIEWNEVHGNYYGTPKSFVEKTLAEGNRVIFDLDVFGKVNFDKVYPDATGILILPPSEEELEKRLRGRGTDSEEVIQLRLKNAKKEMEFAKTQGKYEYVIINDDLQRAANELREILKKKD; this is translated from the coding sequence ATGCGCAACAAATTATTCGTTATGAGTGCCGCTAGCGGCGCAGGCAAGACCACCCTCAAGGATTTGGTCATCAAGGATTTTCCGGACATCAAGTATTCCATTTCGGCCACCACGCGCAAGCCGCGCGAAGGCGAAGTTGACGGCGTTCATTATTTTTTCAAGACCAAGGAAGAATTCGAAAAGCTCATTAAAGAAGACGGCCTGATCGAATGGAACGAAGTCCACGGCAATTACTACGGCACGCCCAAGAGCTTTGTCGAGAAGACGCTCGCCGAAGGCAACCGCGTGATTTTCGACCTTGACGTTTTTGGCAAGGTGAACTTTGACAAGGTCTACCCCGACGCTACCGGCATTTTGATTTTGCCGCCGAGCGAAGAAGAACTTGAAAAGCGTCTGCGCGGTCGCGGTACCGATTCCGAAGAAGTGATTCAGCTGCGCCTGAAGAACGCCAAGAAAGAAATGGAATTCGCAAAGACCCAGGGCAAGTACGAATACGTCATCATCAACGACGACTTGCAGCGCGCCGCTAACGAACTCCGCGAGATTTTAAAGAAGAAAGACTAA
- a CDS encoding L-threonylcarbamoyladenylate synthase, producing MQFPPWTSIDDAARLLHDGQVVAIPTETVYGLAGNAYLPSALAQIFAIKERPTFDPLIVHICEISQLADIAENIPEAAYALAKAYWPGPMTMILPKKECIPDLCTSGLPSVAVRFPSHPVAQEIIWKAGVPLAAPSANLFKHVSPTTAEHVAAQLADRGLAGIVDGGPCNVGVESTIVSLVGEPTVLRPGAITPEMIAKVIGDVKIKESTSKPGQAMAAPGQCDTHYRPQVPLLYGEIPAGFTLPEHCVRIAFGNTPGVIPATLNLSESGNMLEATAKLYAYMHDLDDPRYDLILVDPIPNVGVGMALNDRLKRASIKL from the coding sequence ATGCAATTTCCTCCTTGGACAAGTATTGACGATGCCGCGCGCCTGCTCCACGATGGACAGGTGGTCGCGATTCCGACCGAGACTGTTTACGGCCTTGCGGGTAATGCTTATTTGCCGTCGGCCCTGGCGCAGATTTTTGCGATTAAGGAACGCCCGACTTTTGACCCGCTGATTGTTCACATTTGCGAGATTTCGCAGTTGGCTGACATTGCCGAAAATATTCCCGAGGCGGCGTATGCGTTGGCGAAGGCCTATTGGCCGGGCCCCATGACCATGATTCTGCCCAAGAAGGAATGCATTCCGGATTTGTGTACGAGTGGACTCCCGTCTGTAGCGGTGAGGTTCCCGTCGCACCCGGTGGCGCAAGAAATTATCTGGAAGGCGGGCGTGCCGCTCGCTGCTCCTAGCGCGAATTTGTTCAAGCATGTGAGCCCGACGACAGCCGAACATGTAGCGGCACAGCTGGCCGATCGTGGCCTTGCAGGCATTGTCGATGGCGGCCCCTGCAACGTGGGCGTAGAAAGCACGATTGTCTCTTTAGTGGGCGAGCCGACGGTGCTGAGACCGGGGGCGATTACGCCCGAGATGATTGCAAAAGTCATCGGTGACGTGAAGATTAAGGAATCTACCTCTAAGCCTGGGCAAGCGATGGCGGCGCCGGGGCAGTGCGATACGCACTACCGCCCGCAGGTTCCGCTGCTCTATGGCGAAATTCCTGCTGGCTTTACGCTGCCGGAACACTGCGTGCGTATTGCCTTCGGCAATACCCCCGGCGTGATTCCCGCAACTCTCAATCTCTCTGAATCGGGCAATATGCTAGAGGCGACAGCAAAACTGTACGCCTACATGCATGACTTGGATGACCCCAGGTACGACTTGATTCTGGTAGACCCGATTCCGAATGTCGGAGTCGGTATGGCCTTGAATGATCGCCTCAAACGGGCGAGCATCAAGCTTTAG